The nucleotide window GAAGCGCGCCAGCTCCGCCTCGTCGCCCTCCATCGCCCCGTCGGGCGACCGCAGCGCGTGGAGCCACTGATCGTGGACGCTGTCGAAGGCGGGCTTCTTCCTCGGCCGGCCGCGCTTCGGTGCAGATAGCCCCACCGCGCGTCCCGACGCGGTGGAGCGCACGAGGTGGTCCACCACCGCGCCCACGAACTGCCGAAGGGCTTCGACCGCCGGCGTAGTGGGAGCGGCCTCGGTGTCCGCGGCACTCAGCGCCCTCGCAACGGCCGGCATCGCTCTCGCCAGAGCCGCCAGACGCTCGGCGTCGGCTCCGGCGAACACCGGCTCCCAGCACGCGCGATGCCCGCCATCCCGCGCCTCGATAGCGGGCAGGCACTGCTGCCTTGCCACAAGCGCCGCCGCGAACCGGAGCGCCTGCGCCCAGAAAGCCAAGTCGCGCCCCACCAGCACGCCCGGCGCCAGCGTGGCCCGCTCCACGCACCGGCAGAGCAGGTCAACCGCCTGCCCCGGCGTCAGAGCCATCGCCTCGACGCGCCACGGAGCGAGCCCGGCCTCCCCCTGCGACTCCGGCGGCTCCGCCACGAGCGGGCTTGAGGCAATCGGCACGCTCTCTCGCGTCGGCAGCCACGCCGTCGTCCCCCGCCGCGCCTTCTTTGCCTCGACCGCCATCCCGACGTCACGCAGCGCCGCCTCAAGAGCCTCTGGCGCGGCACCATAGGGATAGGACGCAACCGCACTCTCCTCCGTCCGCTTGCGGCCCCGGCGTGCGGGGCGCTGCGCCCCGGCGGCCCCGCGGGGAGACTCCCCCCACAACACCAACTCCCCGTCGAACCACGCCAAGTGCAGGACCACCATCGAGTTGTCTGCCTTCAAAGCATTCGCACAAAGCCAAGTCCATGCCGGGCGCCTCGCAGGATACGCCTTCCACACCCCGCCGTCAACTGCACCGAAATGCCAATGGCTTGCCCCCAAGGCGCGGTCCGCCTCGAGTGCAGAGGGATGCGCCTCTCGGACGCCGGCGCGTCAGGGTGCAGAGCGAGCGGAATGGCGCATCAGGGTCCAGCGACCCTGGCGCAGCCGCCGCCGGGGAGCGTGGGGCTGGCGTTGCCGCCCAGGCGAGTTCCACCGCATAACTCTATATGCAACAATGCTTTATGCTCTCCGGCCATCCCCCCTCACATGCTGGCTCATCCCGCAGATGAGCGAGCATGGCCGGAACCGCGAGAATCGCCCATTCTCGCCCATCTACCCATGCTGTATCACCTTCCCCCTCTCGGGGTTGATACAGCATGGGCAGGCGGCGCCGGCCAGCCACTCGGCAGAGCCCTCCCGAGAAACCGCCAGGCCCGCAACGAGCAGGCATGCCCTCGCCCCGCACCAGGGCAGTCGAGCCAAGATCGCCAACCCCGAAGAGCCTCGCGGAATGCCTGTGCGCGTCCGCGCCAGAGTCGGCTGACACGCCGTCTCACGCCGGCTATTGGCCGCTCGCGGCTGGGGGCGCGATGGCCCCGGGCGGGTACGCCTGGTCGTAGAGTTCCTTGATCTTGGCGTTGTAGCCGTCGTCGAACCAGCCCCGGAAGAACAGGCTATCGCCGTGGCGGACTCCCTCCAGGAGTTCGCCGCGCCGCTTGTCCCAATCCGCAGGGGAGAGATTGACCGACTGGCAGACACTGAAGGCCCCCGGCAGCAGCTCGAGCACTTCGGGCGGCGTGCGGGCGCCGCTGTAGGGCGGCTGGAGGTACTGGGCGGCGTAGGCCCACTGAGCGGGCGCGCCCGTGCCCAATTCCGGGATGAGCAGCACGTCGGGATGCCGCCGAGCAACGTCGCGCCAAACGTGGCTGTCGAGGAGCGCCCAGCCGAACTCCTGCTTCTCGCCAGCCTGGCGATAGACGCCGTTGGTGTCCACATAGAAGATCGTGCAGCCCCAGTTCTTCCTGGCATACTCGATCTTGCGGCACATCCGCTCGACCAGGGGGTAGAACCGCCACCAGGGCAGGCCCTTGGGCCAGATCGCGCTGAAGTCGTCGCCGAGCGGATTGCGTTCGGGCCCGTGGCTGCCAGTGCCGTGCGACCAGCCCTTCTTTGCCTCAAGGTAGACCTGGGTCGGCCGGATGCAGCAGCCCGTGCGCAGGCCGGCATCGAGGAACTTCTTGAAGAACTCAGGATAGATGTCCTCGACCTCCGGAGCCAGCACCTTCACCATGCGCGGATCGCCGACATAGGTGATCGGATGCGGATTCTCAGCGCCCTCCGGGTCCCACACGATCATGCCCTGGGCGTTCGTCTTCTTGAGCGACTTGATGCAGCGGTCGGCGAACTCCATGAAGAGCTTGCGCAGCTCGGCCTTGCCTTCGGGGGTGCGGACATCGAGGTCCTTCTTGTCGAACCAGTTGCGGGGGTTGTTCTCCGGCCCCTTGCCCTTGCCGACGAAGATGGTGCCGATGGGCCGGCGGTCCTTCCAGGCGATGCGCGGCTGGTGGTGCGTTCGGAACGCCTCGCACAGGTCTGCCGGGGGCTTGCCCTCGGCGCCCTCGGCCGGGGCGAACCGCAGCGAAAACGCGATGGCCAGGCTCTTGCCCGGTTCGACGCGGGGCAGCCCGAGGTAGTGGTAGAACACCGCGCCCGGCTCCATCATCATGACCCCACCCTTCAGCACGACCGGCGACTCGCTCTTTCCCCCCGCGGCCAGCCCGAAGTTCAGCGGAATCATGGTCTCGCAGCACAGCAGGAGCCTGGCAGCGCCGAACGTCGCCTCGACAACACCGAGGCGGTCGGGCAGCGTCTCGATCCAGCGGCCCTGCTTGGGCTTGGCGGGCGGCGCCGGGAAGGCCAGGCCCAGGGGCTCGATCTCGAAGTCGGCGATGGCGAACTTCGAGTCGTTCGTGAGGGTGACCGCGATGCCCAGCCGGTCGGCCGCGGGCGCGTAGGCGAACGACACTGAGCCCCACGGATAGCCATAGGTCAGCCGCCGGGCGGCCGCGTCGAAGCTCGCCTTGGGATTCGAGCCGTCCAGCCTGTCGAACGAGTAGGCCTTCTCCTGCTTCGCATCGAGCGTCTCGTGCTCGAAGACGATCCTCTTGACCTGTGGCCTCCCGTCCTTCAAGAGGTTGGTGCCCGACCAGGCCAGGCGGCCCAGCCCGCTCTCGGCGACCGTGACTTCCAGCTTGTCCGCGGCGGAGACGCTCGCCGCCGAAACCGCAATCACGAGCACTACACTGAGCCGTCGGAGCATCTGCCGTCTCCTCTCACACAGGGTGGTCTGGCCTCGGCAATCTTACGGCGACGGGCCGGGGACGTCAAGAACCAGAGGAACTGCTTTCCTCGTCGCTACGCTCTGCCCTTCTTCCTCGTCCCTCCGCTCTGCTCCTTATTTCTCGTCCCTACGCTCTGCTCCCTGTTTCTCGTCCCTACGCTCTGCGTGGGGACGGGCTTCCTGGCCGCTCCGCGGCCTCCTCTCTTCCGCGCGCGCCGGAGCGGGAACCTCCCGCGGGTTGCGAGTATGTGCTTAGCGTGCGTGGTCATGTGTTTCTGTCAGGGAGAAGTGCTGGAGTTCGTGGGCAGGGGCCCGACTCACCATGAGGGGAGGAGGAACAGCGGCAGGGCCCGCCTGGAGGCCCTCGAGGGCGAGAACCGGCACCTGCGCGAGCGGGCGGATGGCCAGACTGCCCAGTTCGTCGGCCCGCCACCAGAAGGCCGCGGCCCGCCCGCCGAGGGTGCGGCCCGTGACGAAGTCCAGAACATCCGCCTTGCGCATCGCGGTTCCCCTCTTGCCAACCCCCCGCCGGATTGTATATGGTGAAGCAGAGGGACCGCAAGCAGCAGGAGCCAACGTGTTCGCAGAGCGCATCCGACACCATAGCCGCTTGGCGATGCTGGCCGCCTACGCTCTCGCGGCGCAGCTCTGCACGGGCTGCTACGTGCTCAAGGAATCCGTCGTCAAGGCCCCGCACCCGATGGAGGCGGGAGCCGTCGAGCACGGGCGCTTCGTGCGGGTCGAGGGCGTGGGTGTGCTCACGCTGTGGGGCAACCCCTACGAGCGCGGCTTCGCCCAGGGCCGGCTCCTGGCACCCGCCATCCTGGACATGGTGGACGCCGTGTGCGGCTCGAACCTGCTGCTGACACACAAGAAGGACTACGAACGGGTGATCCTGCCGCTGGTCGAGCGATTCGAGTTCGAGCCTGACTACGAGCTGGAGCTACAGGGCATCTTCGACGGCGTGAGGCAGGCCCTCGGCGACGGCGCGGTGTTACGGCGGCTCGGCCGGCCGCTCACACGGAACGACCTGAAGGCCTATAACACGGCGGGCGACTGGTGCCGTCAGGCCTGCTCGACCTTCGCCGCCTGGGGCCACCGCACGAGGGACGGCCACGTGTGGGTCGGCCGCAACTTCGACTTTCTGCCCGTCAAGGCGTTCTTCTCGCACCAGATGCTCGTGGTGCACGAGGCCCACGAGGGCAAGCGCGCCTTCGCCGCCGTGACCGCGCCGGGGATGATCGGCTGCCTCACCGGCATCAACGAGGCCGGCGTGTTCGTCTCCGTGCACGACGTGTTCCTGCCCCGCCGCCCGCTGGAGGGGAGCTACAGCCCGCGCCTGCTGGTGCTGCGGCGGCTGATGGAGAACTGCTCGGCCACCGACCTGGCGGCGCAGGCCGTGCCGCTGCTCGAGGCGCGTCAGCAGATGTTCGACAACGCGATCCTCCTCGCCGCGCCCGTCACAGATGGCACGCCGCCCGCCCTCGTTTTCGAGTACAACAACGACTACGCGAATGACCGCGGCGTCACGGTACGCGGGCCCGCAGAGAACGAGCCCGAGTTGGCCCAGGAGATGCTCGCCTGCACGAACCACTTCCGCAAGCGCCGCAAGCAGCCCTTCGCACTCGCCGACTACCGCTATCCCCTGCTGCGGCGCGTGCTCCACGCCGAGACGCGCGGCGAGGAGAAGCTCGGCTTCGAGGCCGCCCGGAAGGCCATGGGGGCGGTTCGCCTCCCCATCACCTCGCACACCGTCGTGGCCGACCTGAACACGCTGGACTTCTGGTTCGCCACGGGCGAGTTCCTCGAGCCGCCGCACCGGGGCGACTTCGTGAAGCTGCCCGTGAAGAGCTGGCTCGCGGGCAAGTAGCTCAGGAAGGAGGGCCGCATGTTCGCACGTCCCCCACGTATCGCCCGCGCCGCACTTGCGCTCGCCATCGCCAGCGCGGGCATGGCAGGAGAAAAGCTGATGCAGGGAACACTGGTGTCGCCCCCAAAGGACGACGGCTATCGCGGCATCTGGTACTTCAACCAGCCTTCGAAGGACGAGTACGTCTACAAGTACAGCGGCGGCCTGGGCACCTACCCCGCCAACCACATCCCCTTCTGCCTCTACGCCCCCGCCGCGAACAAGACGTTTTTCGTCTACGGCGGCACGTCGAAGGGCAAGCATAACCTACTGGAAATGGTGAGCTTCTACGACCACGCGACGGGCACCGTGCCCCGCCCCCGCGTCCTGCACGACAAGCAGACCGACGACGCGCACGACAACCCCGTGCTCTCGATGGACGGCGACGGCCACCTGTGGGTCTTCTGCTCATCCCACGGCACATCGCGCCCGTCGTTCATCTACCGCAGCGTGAAACCCTACGACATCGAGGCGTTCGAGCTCACGCTCAAGACCAACTTCTCGTATCCCCAGCCCTGGTGGATCGAGGGCAAGGGCTTCCTCTTCCTCCACACGCTCTATCGCAAAGGGCGCATGCTCCACTGGTCCACCAGCCCCGACGGGCGCACCTGGAGCGAGCCGCAGCGCCTGGCCGGCATCGCCGAAGGCCACTACCAGGTGAGCTGGCCCCACAAGGGCAAGGTCGGCACCGCCTTCATGTACCACCCCCTCAAGCTCGGCCTCAACTGGCGCACGAACCTCTACTACCTCGAAACCGACGACCTGGGCAAGACCTGGAAGACCGCCGACGGCAAGACCATCACCCCGCCGCTGACCGAGGTGAAGAACGAGGCCCTCCTCCGCGACTATGAGGCCGAGAAGCTCCTCGTCTACATCCACAGCCTGAGCTTCGACGCCCAGGGGCGCCCCATCATCCTCTACCTCACGAGCAAGGGCTACCAGAGCGGCCCTGCCAACGGCCCCCGCACCTGGACCACCGCCCACTGGACAGGCACGGAGTGGGCCTTCCGCCCCGTCACCACGTCGGAGAGCAACTACGACTGCGGCTGCCTCCACGTCGAGCCCGACGGCACCTGGCGCGTCATCGGCCCCACCGAGCCCGGCCCCCAGCCCTACAACCCCGGCGGCGAGATGGCCCTGTGGACGAGCCAGGACGAGGGGAAGACCTGGACGATGGCCCGCCCGATGACGAAGGGCAGCCCCTACAATCACACCTACGCCCGCCGCCCGCTCGGCGCCCACCCCGACTTCTACGCATTCTGGGCCGATGGCCACGCGCGCCAGCCGTCCGACTCGCGCCTCTACTTCTGCGACAAGGCGGGCAACGTCCGCCGCCTGCCGCCGCTGATGAAAGAGGAGAACGAAACGCCCCTGCCGGTGGACTGATGCGGACGAACACGAACACAGAAGCCGGATGGCCCCGTCCGTGTATGCCCGTGTCAGTCCGTGTGGCTCGGTTCCTCCCCGAACACTTCGGCCGTGTAGGTGAACACCTCGGCCTCGCCTGTGCGCCAGGCGTCGGGCGGCAGGCCCGCCTTGTGGGCGCAGCAGGACGAGAGGAATTGCTCCTTGGTCATGCGGTGCTCGGTGGCCACCTGGGGCAGGAAGGTGCCGGCGCCGCCGTGCCTGCCCACCACGTAGATGCCGTGCACCCCCAGCTCGATGTCGAGGGGGTTGGCGATCTTCGTCATCGGCGAGAGCACCGAGATCTCGATGCGAAGGTCCGGCAGATCGTGCCGCGTGAGGGGCTGGCCGAAGAAACGCGAGTCCTCGGTCGCCGAGGCGCGGGCCATGTCGGCCACCACACGCCAGAGCGGCTGCCGCGCGGTGAAGCAGCCCAGACAGCCGCGCAGCCGGCCGCGCGTGGTGAGGGTGACGAA belongs to Planctomycetota bacterium and includes:
- a CDS encoding BNR-4 repeat-containing protein; its protein translation is MFARPPRIARAALALAIASAGMAGEKLMQGTLVSPPKDDGYRGIWYFNQPSKDEYVYKYSGGLGTYPANHIPFCLYAPAANKTFFVYGGTSKGKHNLLEMVSFYDHATGTVPRPRVLHDKQTDDAHDNPVLSMDGDGHLWVFCSSHGTSRPSFIYRSVKPYDIEAFELTLKTNFSYPQPWWIEGKGFLFLHTLYRKGRMLHWSTSPDGRTWSEPQRLAGIAEGHYQVSWPHKGKVGTAFMYHPLKLGLNWRTNLYYLETDDLGKTWKTADGKTITPPLTEVKNEALLRDYEAEKLLVYIHSLSFDAQGRPIILYLTSKGYQSGPANGPRTWTTAHWTGTEWAFRPVTTSESNYDCGCLHVEPDGTWRVIGPTEPGPQPYNPGGEMALWTSQDEGKTWTMARPMTKGSPYNHTYARRPLGAHPDFYAFWADGHARQPSDSRLYFCDKAGNVRRLPPLMKEENETPLPVD
- a CDS encoding C45 family autoproteolytic acyltransferase/hydrolase, with product MFAERIRHHSRLAMLAAYALAAQLCTGCYVLKESVVKAPHPMEAGAVEHGRFVRVEGVGVLTLWGNPYERGFAQGRLLAPAILDMVDAVCGSNLLLTHKKDYERVILPLVERFEFEPDYELELQGIFDGVRQALGDGAVLRRLGRPLTRNDLKAYNTAGDWCRQACSTFAAWGHRTRDGHVWVGRNFDFLPVKAFFSHQMLVVHEAHEGKRAFAAVTAPGMIGCLTGINEAGVFVSVHDVFLPRRPLEGSYSPRLLVLRRLMENCSATDLAAQAVPLLEARQQMFDNAILLAAPVTDGTPPALVFEYNNDYANDRGVTVRGPAENEPELAQEMLACTNHFRKRRKQPFALADYRYPLLRRVLHAETRGEEKLGFEAARKAMGAVRLPITSHTVVADLNTLDFWFATGEFLEPPHRGDFVKLPVKSWLAGK
- the amrA gene encoding AmmeMemoRadiSam system protein A, translated to MAGELSPQARQKLLEIARRSVEAAVRGERPSVPACDDPELQAQRGCFVTLTTRGRLRGCLGCFTARQPLWRVVADMARASATEDSRFFGQPLTRHDLPDLRIEISVLSPMTKIANPLDIELGVHGIYVVGRHGGAGTFLPQVATEHRMTKEQFLSSCCAHKAGLPPDAWRTGEAEVFTYTAEVFGEEPSHTD